Proteins found in one Vagococcus carniphilus genomic segment:
- the fliD gene encoding flagellar filament capping protein FliD codes for MASVGSASGISSTLGTYSGITSKEIDKLIEAESVPLTKMNLRKSKMTEQQNAWKDVRLRLNSLFTNLEKLQKNETFNTKITLSSHPEKVKITATDLADVEDYKVTVEKLATSTKITSGEIAKLKDKTIYDELSVSGKLTLPLKSEKEIKVDTLDGKTETKPPKTLDITIDEKDSLKEITNKINQESKQTGIKASVINNRLILTSVETGEKDFEVKGDVLNGLGLDKAEKVPGEDAIFTIDGMKVTRSSNEVSDVIENVTIHLLGETKENVNLSLKTDTEKLTTAVKDFVEQYNNVMGFISEKTSVGDPSKKDNKAGTLNGDGSMMRLQSSLRFLMTGAPGNNDKTNIVTPMELGIESKDKTATITFDEEKFKAALKKDPEAVQNFFYNEKKEIKEVTGPDGKPTMEFEKSEFGYTVKLKELMNEYLDDTKGKKSVFKSKTETLESNMKDIDERIKRFNVKIEKKKDYYVRTFTKLDQVMMNAEAQMAYLQSQIDSFAAR; via the coding sequence ATGGCAAGTGTCGGAAGTGCTTCAGGAATTAGTTCTACATTAGGAACTTACTCAGGAATTACCTCTAAGGAAATTGATAAGTTAATTGAAGCGGAATCAGTTCCGTTAACAAAAATGAATTTAAGAAAAAGTAAAATGACAGAGCAACAAAACGCTTGGAAAGATGTACGCCTTCGTTTAAATAGCTTATTTACTAATCTTGAAAAATTACAAAAAAATGAAACATTCAATACTAAAATTACGTTAAGTTCTCACCCAGAAAAAGTTAAAATAACAGCAACTGATTTAGCTGATGTGGAAGATTATAAGGTGACGGTTGAGAAATTAGCTACTTCAACAAAAATTACTTCTGGTGAAATAGCTAAATTAAAAGATAAAACCATCTATGATGAGTTAAGCGTTTCGGGGAAACTAACGTTACCGCTAAAATCAGAAAAAGAAATTAAAGTAGATACACTAGATGGAAAAACTGAAACGAAACCGCCAAAAACTCTTGATATCACAATTGATGAAAAAGATAGTTTGAAAGAAATTACAAACAAGATTAATCAAGAATCAAAACAAACAGGTATCAAAGCATCTGTGATTAATAATCGATTAATTTTAACTAGTGTTGAAACAGGAGAAAAAGATTTTGAAGTCAAAGGTGATGTTCTAAATGGTTTAGGTTTAGATAAAGCTGAAAAAGTTCCTGGTGAAGATGCTATATTTACAATTGACGGAATGAAAGTTACACGTTCTTCGAATGAAGTAAGTGATGTTATTGAAAACGTGACGATTCATTTACTTGGTGAAACAAAAGAAAATGTGAACCTTAGTTTAAAAACAGACACAGAAAAATTGACAACAGCTGTTAAAGATTTTGTTGAACAATACAATAACGTAATGGGATTCATTTCAGAAAAAACCTCTGTTGGAGATCCAAGTAAAAAAGATAACAAAGCAGGAACTTTAAACGGTGATGGCTCAATGATGAGATTACAATCAAGTTTAAGATTCTTAATGACTGGAGCGCCAGGAAATAATGATAAAACGAATATCGTTACACCGATGGAGCTTGGGATTGAAAGTAAAGATAAAACAGCAACGATTACTTTTGATGAAGAAAAATTCAAAGCAGCTCTAAAAAAAGATCCTGAAGCAGTCCAAAATTTCTTTTACAATGAAAAGAAAGAAATAAAAGAAGTGACTGGTCCAGATGGTAAGCCGACAATGGAATTTGAGAAATCAGAGTTTGGTTATACTGTTAAATTAAAAGAGTTAATGAATGAGTATTTAGATGATACGAAGGGTAAGAAAAGTGTCTTTAAATCAAAAACAGAGACTTTAGAGAGTAACATGAAAGATATTGATGAAAGAATCAAACGATTCAATGTCAAAATTGAAAAGAAAAAGGATTACTACGTTAGAACGTTTACGAAGTTGGATCAAGTAATGATGAATGCAGAAGCACAGATGGCTTATCTACAAAGTCAAATCGATTCTTTTGCGGCTAGATAA
- a CDS encoding flagellar protein FlaG, with translation MDINNHSVLHRIINETEPVKKVEKVADVTVKEKKIIDPEGNEYTPGTLSNYSQEQLQKMIDQSNKHLLGKDAKLTYKVHESTKKTIITLVDTNTEEVIREIPSEKMLDSIANIWEMVGIIVNKEG, from the coding sequence TTGGATATCAACAATCATAGTGTTCTTCATCGAATAATTAATGAGACTGAGCCAGTAAAAAAGGTAGAAAAAGTAGCAGATGTAACGGTGAAAGAGAAAAAGATAATTGATCCTGAGGGAAATGAATACACACCAGGAACGTTATCTAACTATAGCCAAGAACAATTGCAAAAAATGATTGATCAGTCGAATAAACATTTACTGGGCAAGGATGCTAAATTAACTTATAAAGTACATGAATCAACTAAGAAAACAATTATTACCTTAGTTGACACAAATACAGAAGAAGTGATTCGAGAGATTCCATCTGAAAAAATGTTAGATTCTATTGCAAACATTTGGGAAATGGTTGGAATTATTGTTAACAAGGAAGGATGA
- a CDS encoding C39 family peptidase, protein MTKKKKVAKKIFIWFTILSLFFSLKKIIAFASSKMETDDQISYKEQPAKTKNNLLIGMRTTQENTSNVESYKLPVPLINQMSEPALKYGCEVTALSMLLGYYHFDYSKNDLQDRIEKVPYQDEVGYLGDPDEGFVGDATGKNLGTGVNVGPIEKLARSVVNENYTVINSTGEELDHLLGLVKEGHPIWVVVTIDYSVPKSSDFLDWRTKNGIKQVSFKHHAAVIIGFDQENVYLNDAYGKEVKIEKSKFNQIYQNMGKQSLYLK, encoded by the coding sequence ATGACAAAGAAAAAAAAAGTCGCAAAGAAAATTTTTATTTGGTTTACAATTTTGAGTCTTTTTTTTAGTTTGAAAAAAATAATTGCATTTGCTTCATCTAAAATGGAAACAGATGATCAAATTTCATATAAAGAACAACCAGCAAAAACAAAAAATAACTTGCTTATAGGTATGAGAACAACTCAAGAGAACACAAGTAATGTTGAATCGTACAAACTACCTGTACCTCTTATCAATCAAATGAGTGAGCCAGCTTTAAAATATGGCTGTGAAGTAACTGCTCTTAGTATGTTGCTTGGGTATTATCACTTTGATTACAGCAAGAATGACTTACAAGATAGAATTGAAAAGGTTCCTTATCAAGATGAAGTAGGTTATCTTGGTGATCCAGATGAGGGCTTTGTTGGAGATGCCACAGGTAAAAATCTGGGAACTGGTGTCAACGTAGGACCTATTGAAAAATTAGCTAGAAGTGTAGTTAATGAGAACTATACAGTCATTAATAGTACAGGTGAAGAGTTAGATCACTTGTTAGGACTAGTTAAAGAGGGTCATCCAATCTGGGTTGTTGTCACGATTGATTACTCTGTGCCAAAGTCATCTGATTTTTTAGATTGGCGTACTAAAAATGGAATCAAACAAGTCAGCTTCAAGCATCACGCTGCTGTTATTATTGGGTTTGATCAAGAAAACGTGTATCTAAATGACGCTTATGGCAAGGAAGTTAAAATTGAAAAAAGTAAATTCAATCAAATTTATCAAAACATGGGAAAACAAAGTTTATATCTTAAATAA
- a CDS encoding flagellin, which yields MRINTNVSALNTYSRLTSANASKSNSLAKLSSGFRINRAGDDAAGLAISEKMKGQISGLKQAVRNAQDGISLIQTAEGALNETHEIINRMRDLASQGATGTLGNQDRAEINKEFSALKEEVTRIANTTNFNQKTLLDGSFDSAAKTTTKVETDGEDLISSVKFSDNKDLSAGNLDIKAKKEADGDIAFTVDGHTVEAGADAKTFNIKKDDKVVGTITVKDKALVAATEVDAKVATATTVAAKEDSKLSFHVGANSGEKISVSIGKMDSATLGLDALNLSDAKSADEAINKLDEAKATVSSARSDLGAVQNRLTHTINNLSTTQENLTEANSRIRDVDMAEEMMSFTKSNILAQAATSMLAQANAMPQSVLSLLQG from the coding sequence ATGAGAATTAACACAAACGTATCTGCGTTAAACACATATTCACGTTTAACATCAGCTAATGCTTCAAAAAGCAATTCATTAGCAAAATTATCTTCAGGATTCCGTATCAACCGTGCAGGTGATGACGCTGCAGGTCTTGCTATCTCTGAAAAAATGAAAGGCCAAATCAGTGGATTAAAACAAGCTGTACGTAACGCTCAAGATGGAATTTCTTTAATCCAAACAGCTGAAGGTGCTTTAAACGAAACTCACGAAATTATCAACCGTATGCGTGACTTAGCTTCTCAAGGAGCTACTGGTACTTTAGGTAACCAAGACCGTGCAGAAATCAACAAAGAGTTCTCAGCGTTAAAAGAAGAAGTTACTCGTATTGCAAATACAACTAACTTTAACCAAAAAACTCTACTAGATGGATCATTTGATTCAGCAGCTAAAACAACAACTAAAGTTGAAACAGATGGAGAAGACTTGATTTCTTCAGTTAAATTTTCAGATAACAAAGATCTTTCAGCTGGTAATTTAGATATTAAAGCTAAAAAAGAAGCTGATGGAGATATTGCCTTTACAGTAGATGGACATACTGTTGAAGCAGGTGCTGATGCTAAAACTTTTAACATCAAAAAAGATGATAAAGTAGTTGGTACAATCACAGTTAAAGATAAAGCTTTAGTTGCTGCAACAGAAGTTGATGCTAAAGTTGCAACAGCAACTACTGTAGCTGCAAAAGAAGATTCTAAATTAAGCTTCCACGTTGGAGCAAACTCTGGTGAAAAAATCAGTGTGAGCATTGGAAAAATGGATTCTGCAACATTAGGTCTAGATGCATTAAACTTATCAGATGCTAAAAGTGCTGATGAAGCAATCAACAAATTAGACGAAGCTAAAGCAACAGTTTCTAGCGCTCGTTCTGACTTAGGTGCTGTACAAAACCGCCTAACTCACACAATCAATAACTTATCTACAACTCAAGAAAACTTAACTGAAGCTAACTCTCGTATTAGAGACGTAGACATGGCTGAAGAAATGATGTCATTCACTAAGAGCAACATCTTAGCTCAAGCAGCTACTTCAATGTTAGCTCAAGCAAACGCAATGCCACAAAGCGTTCTTTCATTATTACAAGGTTAA
- a CDS encoding GlsB/YeaQ/YmgE family stress response membrane protein, which translates to MYWIWVLVVGAVIGAIAGGLVDKGNPKGCVFNIIAGLIGSTVGHKLFGSDWGGHLAGMALVPSILGAVIVVAVVSMFTRK; encoded by the coding sequence ATGTATTGGATTTGGGTTTTAGTTGTAGGTGCCGTTATTGGTGCAATTGCAGGTGGGCTTGTAGATAAAGGAAATCCAAAAGGTTGTGTCTTTAATATCATCGCAGGACTCATTGGATCAACAGTAGGGCATAAATTGTTCGGTTCAGATTGGGGTGGTCATTTAGCTGGAATGGCACTTGTACCTTCCATTTTAGGCGCAGTTATTGTTGTGGCTGTCGTTTCTATGTTTACTAGAAAGTGA
- the fliS gene encoding flagellar export chaperone FliS produces the protein MTYKKGNTAYLNNQVLTASPKRLIEMLFEAGIKHLKVASYHIDKNNLQESNAQLIKVQDIIMELKMSIHQIPGSDVSDQLNDLYDFMFNQLIQANLNKDKEKVELVQGMLEELLQTWQAL, from the coding sequence ATGACTTACAAAAAAGGAAATACAGCTTATCTTAACAATCAAGTTTTAACAGCATCACCAAAACGTTTGATTGAAATGCTTTTTGAAGCAGGTATTAAACATTTAAAAGTAGCAAGTTATCATATTGATAAAAACAATTTACAAGAATCAAATGCTCAATTAATTAAAGTTCAAGATATCATCATGGAATTGAAAATGTCTATCCATCAAATTCCAGGTAGTGATGTGTCTGATCAATTAAATGATCTATATGATTTTATGTTTAATCAGCTAATACAAGCTAATCTAAATAAAGATAAAGAAAAAGTTGAATTAGTACAGGGAATGTTGGAAGAATTATTGCAAACTTGGCAAGCACTGTGA